The genomic segment ATAGGCCTGCGACAGCACGACGATCATGCGTCTCGAGAACCTCAGGCCTTCGTCGAGTGCCCAGTAGTCGTTGATGCCCACGGGACGCCAGGCGTCGTAGCGGACCAGGTAACCGTTCTCCTGCAGGAACCCCGCGGTCCAGGCGCCCCACGCCTCGTCGGTGTTGAGCGCGGAGACGAAGAAGTCCCACTTGGTACCGTCCGACCGAACCGGGGCATTCAGACCGTCCGGATCGCCCGGGCTGGATGGAGTATTCCGGTTGTCCGGGGCTATCGTGCTCGGCGAAGCGGACGGGGGTTCCGTGCCCGCCATGCCCGGCGGGCGACCGGCAGGCGCGGCGTGCACCGCGGGCAGCGGGCGGCCGGGAAGCGTCAGCCAGGCCTTGGCGGAGAACTTCTTCACCGTCGCGTCGACCTCGCGGAAGTCGCCCGGAGAGAGCCCCCGCAGCCGCGGGAGAACGACGGAATCGAAGACCTCGGACGAAAGGATCAGCGCCAGGTCCGCGTCCTGGTCGTGTGCCAGCGCATCCCGGACGGGCGCCGCGTCGGCCAGCCGCACACCGGTCACCACGGCGTCACCAGCCCAGCTGGTGCCATGCGCGAGAATGTCGCCGTCGTGGATCGAGACCCGCAGCCGGATACGGCCGAGCTCGTTACGGATCGCATTGTATTCATTCAGCGAGATACCGAGCTCGCGGATGAAGTCGGCGACGATCCGCGCCTTCGGGATGTCGGCCGGGAACACCATGAGATAGCCGTCACCCCGGTCCTGCTGCAGAAGAGCTGGGGGTATTCTCGCCTCGACTAGCGCACCCTCGATGATTCCTCGCAGCCCATCGCGCCGCTGCCTCTGATCCAGCATTTCGAGGTCGCTGTAGCCGACGGCGTCGAAGGCGACGACGGTGCCGTTCATGGGTAGCTCACCATCCGCGCGCGGCACCTGGCCGGCGCCCCAGGGAAGGCCACGCACGAATGCGGCGGCCAGCCCCGTCTCAAACGCCTGGTTGGTGGGGAAGTCTCGGGCCGCGATGGTGAGAATCCTGCGGCGGGCGTTGGGGAGCACGCCCTGGACGAGCCTGGCGTTGACCGCATGCCAGTACTCGATCGCGGTCGACGTCCCCTGGGGGAGCCTCGCTGACGCCAGGCCGGCCTGCCGTAGGAGCTGACCAGCGGAAATCCGCTCGGAATAGACGGCCGCGAGGGCCAGCACCTCCGCCTCAGCCAACGAATGGACCAGCGTCTCGGCACCGTCGGCGCCGAGATTGGTGCTTTCGAACTGGCTGACCACGCTGGCGAGCTGGCGGTTGGCGGGGTAGGCCCTAAAGGCTTCGGTGAGCAGCTGGGCCAGCCAACCCCCGGCCTGCGCGTCCCTGACGACCCTGAACACAGCCTCCGCCACGGTGCCGAGTTCGGGCACGTAGTCGGCTAAAGGCCGGTCGAGCGTGTCGAGTAGCTCCGCGAGCCGCCCCCGGGTGGGACAGACGGCGAGGAGGGCATCCCGTACCGCACGTCTCTGCGCTCCGTCCATCGCCGCGATCTTCGACTCGTCGATCCTGGGCACAGCCGCTTCCACGTCCGGGATGCGGCTGAGGTCGGGCTGGTGGGCGAACTGGTAGCGCATCGCCGCGAACCAGCCGGGGGCCAGTGAGTGCTCGGTGCCCGCGGTCGACTCGGACTCGGCGAGCCAGCGTTCGGCCGCCTCCGGGTCGAG from the Parafrankia irregularis genome contains:
- a CDS encoding effector-associated domain EAD1-containing protein codes for the protein MNADTDPAAAARRRPDLLAELSDGPLGLASHAAVPVVVDARLLHLLRVNFFLDDEPLDYVVEAELLLSPVFRDIGDGLFEIEPELRRFLLTSLRARYGMDRVLAVANLLWQYAEQTGTWRHRPELEKAQQLTALHLLDPEAAERWLAESESTAGTEHSLAPGWFAAMRYQFAHQPDLSRIPDVEAAVPRIDESKIAAMDGAQRRAVRDALLAVCPTRGRLAELLDTLDRPLADYVPELGTVAEAVFRVVRDAQAGGWLAQLLTEAFRAYPANRQLASVVSQFESTNLGADGAETLVHSLAEAEVLALAAVYSERISAGQLLRQAGLASARLPQGTSTAIEYWHAVNARLVQGVLPNARRRILTIAARDFPTNQAFETGLAAAFVRGLPWGAGQVPRADGELPMNGTVVAFDAVGYSDLEMLDQRQRRDGLRGIIEGALVEARIPPALLQQDRGDGYLMVFPADIPKARIVADFIRELGISLNEYNAIRNELGRIRLRVSIHDGDILAHGTSWAGDAVVTGVRLADAAPVRDALAHDQDADLALILSSEVFDSVVLPRLRGLSPGDFREVDATVKKFSAKAWLTLPGRPLPAVHAAPAGRPPGMAGTEPPSASPSTIAPDNRNTPSSPGDPDGLNAPVRSDGTKWDFFVSALNTDEAWGAWTAGFLQENGYLVRYDAWRPVGINDYWALDEGLRFSRRMIVVLSQAYLTSDMVQASWRTAFNRDRGGLDRRLIPVRVEECEPDGLLGGIRYIDLVPFKKDVEGARSYLAQQIDRSVKGGYRPSEPPPFPN